Proteins co-encoded in one Malus domestica chromosome 09, GDT2T_hap1 genomic window:
- the LOC103442064 gene encoding acetyl-coenzyme A synthetase, chloroplastic/glyoxysomal, with translation MVPLQHHQLYYNNNINININNTVTTCTWGGGRGGGFGLGYSNLHNVILYPGQGFACHQIHHHTPPLAKHSVSALHERRKSIPDSNSNSLCRLLIPRGRTRRSCLWASPKFKSCGWDMESSSPDHAANNNKKPRNNPNLITTSDHLRHVESMATMPSGAGNISHLNAIILGESLASEENDLVFPSDHFSLQAHVSSPQQYLEMYKRSIEDPAGFWSDIASTFFWKQKWSKPVYSENLDIRKGDIRIEWFKGGLTNICYNCLDTNVEAGLGDKIAFYWEGNDLGVDATLTYTQLLHNVCQLANYLKDVGVKKGDAVVVYLPMLMELPITMLACARIGAVHSVVFAGFSAESLAQRIVDCKPKVVITCNAVKRGSKVIHLKDIVDAALIKSSESGVSVDICLTYENQSAMKRESTKWLEGRDVCWQDVIPKYPTTCAVEWVDAEDPLFLLYTSGSTGKPKGVLHTTGGYMVYAATTFKYAFDYKSSDIYWCTADCGWITGHSYVTYGPLLNGATAVLYEGAPNYPDPGRCWDVVDKYKVSIFYTAPTLVRSLMRDSDEYVTRYSRKSLRVLGSVGEPINPSAWRWFFNVVGDSKCPISDTWWQTETGGFMITPLPGAWPQKPGSATFPFFGVQAVIVDEKGVEIEGECSGYLCVKSSWPGAFRTLYGDHERYETTYFKPFPGYYFSGDGCSRDKDGYHWLTGRVDDVINVSGHRIGTAEVESALVSHPQCAEAAVVGVEHEVKGQGIYAFVTLVEGVPYSEELRKSLILAVRKQIGPFAAPDKIHWAPGLPKTRSGKIMRRILRKIASRQLDELGDTSTLAEPNVVDQLIALADV, from the exons ATGGTCCCCCTTCAGCATCATCAGTTATATtacaataataatattaatattaatattaataacaCTGTGACTACCTGTACCtggggaggaggaagaggaggaggatttGGATTAGGTTATAGTAATCTTCATAATGTTATCCTTTATCCGGGTCAGGGTTTTGCATGTCATCAGATTCATCATCACACTCCTCCGTTAGCCAAACATTCCGTTTCCGCTCTCCACGAAAGAAGAAAGTCAATTCCAGATTCCAATTCCAATTCGTTGTGTCGCCTTCTTATACCAAGAGGAAGAACAAGGAGGAGCTGTTTGTGGGCGtcgcccaaatttaaatcctgCGGTTGGGACATGGAATCATCATCGCCTGATCATGCTGCTAATAACAACAAGAAGCCTCGTAATAATCCAAATTTGATTACAACAAGCGATCACCTGCGGCATGTGGAGTCGATGGCCACAATGCCTTCTGGCGCCGGAAACATTTCCCACCTGAACGCCATCATTCTCGGAGAATCACTCGCCTCTGAAGAGAACGATCTCGTCTTTCCCAGCGACCACTTCTCCCTTCAGGCTCACGTCTCCTCTCCCCAACAG TATCTGGAGATGTATAAACGGTCCATCGAGGACCCCGCCGGATTTTGGTCCGACATCGCTTCCACCTTCTTTTGGAAACAGAAATGGAGCAAACCAGTCTACTCGGAGAATCTCGATATCAGGAAAGGCGATATCCGGATTGAG TGGTTCAAGGGCGGTCTCACCAATATCTGCTACAACTGCCTTGACACAAATGTTGAAGCTGGACTTGGCGACAAAATTGCCTTCTACTGGGAAGGCAATGATCTTGGTGTTGATGCCACTTTAACTTACACCCAGCTTCTCCACAACGTTTGCCAG CTTGCAAACTATTTGAAAGATGTTGGAGTTAAAAAGGGTGATGCTGTTGTGGTTTACCTGCCCATGTTAATGGAACTTCCAATCACAATGCTTGCATGTGCTCGAATTGGTGCCGTTCACTCG GTTGTCTTTGCCGGATTTTCTGCAGAATCTCTTGCTCAAAGGATTGTAGATTGCAAACCGAAAGTCGTAATCACTTGCAATGCTGTTAAAAGAGGTTCTAAGGTTATCCACCTCAAAGATATAGTTGATGCTGCCCTTATAAAATCATCCGAAAGCGGGGTTTCTGTAG ATATATGCTTAACTTACGAAAATCAATCGGCTATGAAGAGGGAAAGTACTAAATGGCTGGAAGGAAGGGATGTATGCTGGCAG GATGTCATACCTAAATATCCAACTACTTGTGCAGTGGAGTGGGTTGATGCGGAAGATCCACTTTTTCTGCTCTATACCAGTGGGAGCACTGGTAAACCGAAG GGAGTTCTCCACACAACTGGAGGATATATGGTGTACGCTGCAACAACTTTTAAATATGCATTTGATTACAAGTCATCTGACATCTACTG GTGTACAGCTGACTGTGGTTGGATCACTGGGCACAGCTATGTCACTTATGGACCCCTGCTAAATGGAGCGACTGCTGTTTTATATGAAGGG GCTCCAAATTATCCTGACCCTGGACGCTGTTGGGATGTTGTTGATAAATACAAAGTGAGCATATTTTATACTGCCCCTACATTGGTGCGGTCCCTCATGCGTGATAGTGATGAG TATGTTACACGATACTCGCGAAAATCCTTACGGGTCCTTGGAAGTGTAGGCGAGCCTATTAATCCAAGTGCATGGAG GTGGTTTTTCAATGTGGTTGGAGATTCAAAATGTCCTATTTCTGACACTTGGTGGCAAACTGAAACTGGTGGCTTCATG ATAACTCCATTACCGGGTGCCTGGCCACAGAAGCCTGGTTCTGCTACTTTCCCTTTCTTTGGGGTTCAG gCTGTCATAGTTGATGAAAAGGGTGTTGAGATTGAAGGGGAATGCAGTGGTTATCTGTGTGTAAAAAGCTCATGGCCTGGAGCCTTCCGAACTCTGTACGGTGATCATGAAAGATACGAAACCACTTACTTTAAACCTTTCCCTGGGTATTATTTTAGTGGTGATGGATGCAGCAG GGACAAGGATGGATATCACTGGCTTACAGGAAGGGTTGATGATGTTATCAACGTTAG TGGACATCGTATTGGTACAGCAGAAGTGGAATCTGCTCTGGTCTCACATCCCCAGTGTGCTGAAGCTGCTGTGGTTGGCGTTGAGCATGAG GTTAAAGGACAAGGTATATATGCCTTTGTTACTCTTGTGGAAGGTGTACCTTACAGTGAGGAACTCCGGAAAAGCCTTATACTGGCTGTGAGAAAGCAG ATAGGACCATTTGCAGCACCGGACAAAATCCACTGGGCCCCTGGCCTTCCAAAAACAAGGAGTGGGAAGATCATGAGGAGGATTCTGAGGAAGATTGCTTCTAGACAGTTAGATGAGCTTGGAGACACCAGCACCCTTGCGGAACCAAATGTGGTCGATCAACTAATTGCTCTCGCAGATGTCTAG